CGAGATCTGTGGCATGAGGAAAAAGACGAGGATTTGAATAGCGAAGAAGATTGCGTACGTCGTTGTTCGACCAATATAATCCGATATACTGGCCCAAAAGATCCGGCCACCACCATTGAAGAGGCCAATATAACCAACAATAAACGCTGCAGTTGTCGCAGTCGCACCGCCGATCGACTGGAGCATCGGTGACGCGAAGGCTAGTAACATAATTCCTGCAGATACGTTTATGAAAATGATGAGCCAGAGCAGATAAAATCGTGGTGTTTTCCGTGCTTCCCTCGCTGTCAACTCTTCGAGGTCAGTCGAGGCACTGACGCCATCTGAACTCTCTTCTTCGAGATCTGTTTCATCCATACTATCCGGAAGCCATCCGTCGGGCGGCTTCTGAAGATAACTCGCGCCCGCAGACATCAAGACGAAGTATCCGATTCCGAGGACGTAGAAGGCGACAGGGATACTGAACGTCTGTATCAGATAGTTCCCGACAGGGCCAGTCACCAATGCCCCAGCACCAAAGCCCATGACAGCCAATCCTGTTGCCATTCCACGCCGATCAGGAAACCACTCAACGAGGGTGGAAATTGGGGAGATATACCCAATCCCGAGACCCATTCCTCCAATTACACCATAGGTCCCAAGGAACAGAACGAGGCTTTCCATCTGTACACTAATGCCAGCTCCAACCGTTCCGAGCCCATACAAACTGGCTGCTGTGAGGCCAGATCGTCTTGGACCGTACTTCTCAACGAAAATTCCCAGAAAGGCAGCAGTTAGCCCGAGAACGAAAATCGCAATTGTGAATGCGAGCGTTACATCGGATACTGCCCATCCGACAGTTGAGTGTAGTGGATTCTGGTAAATACTGTACGCGTACACTCCACCAATTGAAAGGTGGATTGCAACAGCCGAAAGCGCGATTAGCCAACGATTTTTATCGGTTTCCATAAGTTACATTCCCTAACAACAAGCGCTATCCGATATAATAAATTATTGTTGTAGGAAGATATTTCTTAATCTAAACTATATTATATGAATTGTCGAGTGAGATGATCAAATATTCGATGATGGCTGATGTTGGTTGTTGGGGGACGTATTCGTGAACAACCGCTAAATCGCCTCGTGGATGATTGAATCTCTCCTCATTCTACGAATCATCGTTTGACACCACTGATCACATACTGGAAGCGATACCTTATCATCGATATCCCAACTAAACACGAACGTGACCATTACTACGAACTGTTGCACACGTCAGCACGTTACGACCACCCGGTTTATAATGTCGCGCGGCGACAGGAGAGGTGGGATGTATGACAGCTGAGACGTTTGAAACGTATGCGGCTGCCCGAACGGACGCACGCTTTACCGAGTGGCTGCGTGAACGCTCCGAACCGGACTGGGCCGATGCCACTGAGCACCGGTTCGTGCGTGAACTCGGTGACGGGACCCTCGATGACGCACTCTTCCGGCGCTATCTCGTGCAGGATTATGCATTCGTCGGAACTCTTACGAGCGCCTTCGGCTATGCAGTCGGTCAGGCACCGACAATGGAAGCAAAAGGGAGATTGTCGGAATTTCTAGGGATACTAA
The nucleotide sequence above comes from Halocatena marina. Encoded proteins:
- a CDS encoding OFA family MFS transporter; the encoded protein is METDKNRWLIALSAVAIHLSIGGVYAYSIYQNPLHSTVGWAVSDVTLAFTIAIFVLGLTAAFLGIFVEKYGPRRSGLTAASLYGLGTVGAGISVQMESLVLFLGTYGVIGGMGLGIGYISPISTLVEWFPDRRGMATGLAVMGFGAGALVTGPVGNYLIQTFSIPVAFYVLGIGYFVLMSAGASYLQKPPDGWLPDSMDETDLEEESSDGVSASTDLEELTAREARKTPRFYLLWLIIFINVSAGIMLLAFASPMLQSIGGATATTAAFIVGYIGLFNGGGRIFWASISDYIGRTTTYAIFFAIQILVFFLMPQISGAWILAGLLFLIITCYGGGFACLPAYIGDLFGTKELGAIHGYSLTAWGVAGVAGPTLASTILETTGSYTTALYIINIALIVGLVCVGLLRWRIQSVRSAQETPTTSPLD